The Desulfuromonas acetoxidans DSM 684 region CGAACAGATCATCGATGGTGGCGACGGTCCGCTGTTAGAGTCACTGGACAGCATCCCGTCGCCGTTTGAAAGTGGCGACATGGACTGTGAGCGCGGCTTCGTCTATTACGAAACTAGCCGCGGCTGCCCATACAGCTGTGCCTTCTGCATGAGCGCATTGGATACGCGGGTCCGCTCGTTTTCCATCGAGCGCATTGAGCGTGACCTGCTGTGGCTGATGAAACGGGAGATTCCCAAAGTCAAACTGGTGGATCGCACCTTCAACTACGACCCACGTCGCGCGTACCACATTTTCAGTTTTATCCTCCAGCACAACCGCTGCAGCCATTTCCATTTTGAGATCGGTGCCCATCTGCTTGATGAGGCCACATTGGAGCTGCTCAAGACCGTGCCGGACGACATGTTCCAGTTCGAGATCGGCATCCAGTCCACCCTGCCGGAAACGTTAAAAACCATCAAGCGTCATGCCCCGCAGCAGCAGTTGTTTGACAATATTCGCGCCCTGATTGAGACCACCCAGGTCCACCTGCACCTTGATCTGATTGCCGGATTGCCGGGCGAAGACATGGCCCAGATGGTCAAGGGCTTTGATCAGGTGATGGCCCTCAATCCCGATCATTTGCAGATTGAAACAGTCAAACTGTTGCCGGGCGCACCACTGCGCCAGCAGGCCCAACACCATCAACTGGTGTTCGACCCCAACCCGCCCTACCGGGTGCTGGCAACACCAACCATGGACTATAACGATCTGGAAGAAATCCGCGCCCTGAGCCGGGTGCTGGATCTGACCTGGAACTGCGGCCGGGCACGTAATCTGCTCAGATACTTAGGCAATTACTACCAAAGTATGGGCAAAGCCTTCCTGGCCATCGCTCAAGACTGGCAACAGCGCAACGTGTTGCGCTTTCCGCTGGGGCAAAAGGAGTTGTTTGAACAGCTAGCGGCATTTATCCGTCATCAGACTGATGTGAATACGCAACCCATTCTGCTCGACATCCTCGCCCGTGATTGTGCCCTCACCGAACGGCTGACGCCGGGCAATGCGCCGGACTTTTTCGATCTGAATCTCGACCGCGATCAGCAGGCACGCCTCAAACAATGCGTCGCGGAACAGCTACAACGCATTCAGGGGCAAGGGATTAAGCTGCAGCATTTTGCTGCTCGCTTTCACCACCTGCCTGAACGTGAACCTGCCGTGCATGTGTTTTTCTATCTGACCGGGAGTGGACGCAAGATGGAGGTGAAAGAAACGATCCTCAACGAAGAAAGTACCATCTGATCGTTGCGAAATAGAACGAGGAATACGTGTTCGGACGGCTTGGCTCTAAAGCGGTATGAATCCCAGCGTAATGCAACAGCCCCTAGCCGCCATTCGCGACACGTGAAGCCTACCAATTGATCACTAATGGCAAATCAGGACGAAGGTCCCTGGATAATCCACTCCGGCCATGATCCAATGTAAGCGTTACCAGATGCTCGCTCCCAAGCTCAATTTGAAGTCGATCGGTCGATTGTAGTACACACAGTGTCTCTGACATTTCGCCAAGAGGGACAGAGAGCTGAACATGACTCATGGACTTAAATGTTCCTGTTTCTTCTTTTCGTCTAACAGGACCAACAAATGGGATGTAAACGCACAGGGGCTCTTCCAAAATTTCAGAATTATCGCCAACATGAAATGCATTGAGTGGCTCAAAATAGTCGGGTTGATATTTCCAACCGCTAAACGGCATTCCTGAATTTGAATCACTGGTTCTCGTCAAAATAATACCAAACGGCGAGGCATTTTCTTTTTGAATCCGTTCCGGAAATCTCGTTTTTTGCGCGGGACCATTATTCGCCTCTTGGCGGTCACGTAAATAGAGTAATTCAACCATTCCGTTAGAAAACGTAAAGCGCCGATCTGAAGTACCTTGGCCCTTATGGTCCCGGCTAAAACTTTCACTCAGCCCAATGGAAACCAAAAGATCACCCGCTTCTTTGGGGTTGTCCGTCAGTATGAAGAAGTGGTCCAGCTCTGACCTACAACATAGTAACCGTTGACTTGCCCCCCCTTTCTTTCGGCAACTGAGACCGACTCGTGAGTTAAAAACGAAGCCCTGTAGCAAATTGACATCAGCCATAGAAAAGAAAAAAACCTGTTGCCGCAAGAGGATAGCGCCTTTGGGGCAAGAAGTTTTTTATATCCATCTCTCGTTTTGAGATTTTCCTCACCTCCACGTACCTTTCAAAAGCACCCTGAAAAACGCTTAAAAACAAATACTTACCGATCCTAATTGCGAAACAATGAATTGGTCCAATTATTGCTGTCCACATTACAAACTAAAGATTCACAATATGGACCATGGTTTGTGGATGAAACTCTTAGGAAAGGATAAGACAGCATGAAAAAAGAGTGGAAAGTAGAAAACGCTGATGGCTCTTACACCGTTCGCACCTGCGGCTGGTCGCCCCCAGGAGAACACCCGGTCGGCTGTGGGATGAAATTGACGGTCAAAGATGGCCAACTGGTGGATGTGGAAGGTGATCCAGAGCACCCTATTACCAATGGGCGCTTGTGCGTCAGGTGCCTGACGTTGCCGGAATATGTCCACCACCCGAACCGTATCACCACGCCGATGAAGCGTGATCCCAAGGATCGTGGTAAGGACAAATGGACGCCGATCAGTTGGGATGAGGCCTGGGATATTATCATCCCGAAAATCAATCAACTGAAACAGGATCACGGAGCTGAATCGATTATCGTTTTCGGCGGTACCGGGCGCGAGGCCTGCCTCTATTACTACCCGTTGGCGTTCGCCTCGATCGGTACACCCAACGTCAGCCAGCCGATCAGCGGCTGGTCCTGCTACGGACCGCGCTGTGCCATTACCGATTTTATTCTCGGCGCCGGTTACCCGGAGATTGATTTCGCCGGCAACTACCCCGACCGTTATGACAATCCGAATTTCGAACTCCCCCAATATGTCGTGATCTGGGGCAAGAACCCGCTCTATTCAAATCCGGACGGTTTCTTCGGCCACTCCATTATCGACATGAAGAAACGCGGCACCAAATTTATCCATATCGATCCGCGGATGACCTGGCTGGGGACACGTTCTGAGTATGTGTGTCGCTTACGGCCGGGAACCGACACCGCTTTGGCGCTGGGCTTCCTTAACGTCATCATCAATGAAGAGCTGTATGACAAAGAGTTTGTCGAGAAGTGGTGTTACGGGTTTGACGAGCTGAAAGAGCGGGTCCAGCAGTATCCGCCCAAAAAGGTCGCTGATATCACCTGGGTGCCGGAGTCAACGATTATCGAGGTGGCCCGAACCATGGCGACAGCAAAGCCGTGTTCAATCCAGTGGGGTCTGGCGGTCGACATGAACCCGAACGGTGTTCAACTGGGGCATTCCATCCTGGCGTTGACTGCGATCACCGGCAACCTGGATGTCCCAGGTGGTCTTACCCTCGGACCGCCATCGTCTCTGCTTGGCAAATGGCGCATGGAGACGCGGAGCAATCTGTCTGACGAACTTTGGGATAAACGTCTTGGCGCGAAAGAATGGCCGGCGGTTGGTGCCGTTATGGCGACCACCCACCCTGACGAAACCCTCGACACTCTTGAAACGGGCAAGCCGTACAAGCTGCGCATGGCCTGGATCAACAGTACCAATGTCCTGGCTCCGTCGAGCGCGGTGCAGCCGGAGCGCTGGTATAAGGCGTTACAGCAGATGGAGTTGATCGTCGCTCAGGATCTGTTCCACAACCCGACAACCATGGCCTTAGCCGACATCTTCCTGCCCTTGCCGACCTTCGCTGAGCACAACGGCGTCGTCATTACCAATTACGGCCGCAACGCTATCACTCTGGGGGCAATGAATGAGGCGCTACGGGTTGGTGATACCAAATCAGACCTTGAGGTCTGTATGGAACTGGGCAAGCGTTTGCACCCGGACATGTGGCCGTTCGAAACGGTGCAGGACTTTTTTACCAACCAACTCCAGCCAGAACTGGGAATCGATTTCGAAGGTTTGAGCGAACTGGGTGTTTATCAACCGCCCTACGATTATCGCAAGTACGAAAAGGGCCTGCTACGCATGGATGGCGAGCCGGGTTTCAACACCGTTACCGGGTTGGTCGAGTTGTCTTCGACCCTGTTTGAAAACTGGGGGGATGATGCGCTGCCTTACTACAAAGAGCCTCCTTATGGACCGGTCTCAAC contains the following coding sequences:
- a CDS encoding B12-binding domain-containing radical SAM protein; amino-acid sequence: MRTLLTTLHSKYIHPSLALPYLAAYCQQDATVNCGELLIREFTLHEPKENVLYELLKKQPDVIAFSVYLWNRIATLELVDALHVAAPQIRIILGGPEVSYETASLWQHHPGINAIIRGEGEQPLRALLHSWRTGEQPQLIPGIEQRNGEQIIDGGDGPLLESLDSIPSPFESGDMDCERGFVYYETSRGCPYSCAFCMSALDTRVRSFSIERIERDLLWLMKREIPKVKLVDRTFNYDPRRAYHIFSFILQHNRCSHFHFEIGAHLLDEATLELLKTVPDDMFQFEIGIQSTLPETLKTIKRHAPQQQLFDNIRALIETTQVHLHLDLIAGLPGEDMAQMVKGFDQVMALNPDHLQIETVKLLPGAPLRQQAQHHQLVFDPNPPYRVLATPTMDYNDLEEIRALSRVLDLTWNCGRARNLLRYLGNYYQSMGKAFLAIAQDWQQRNVLRFPLGQKELFEQLAAFIRHQTDVNTQPILLDILARDCALTERLTPGNAPDFFDLNLDRDQQARLKQCVAEQLQRIQGQGIKLQHFAARFHHLPEREPAVHVFFYLTGSGRKMEVKETILNEESTI
- a CDS encoding molybdopterin-dependent oxidoreductase; this encodes MKKEWKVENADGSYTVRTCGWSPPGEHPVGCGMKLTVKDGQLVDVEGDPEHPITNGRLCVRCLTLPEYVHHPNRITTPMKRDPKDRGKDKWTPISWDEAWDIIIPKINQLKQDHGAESIIVFGGTGREACLYYYPLAFASIGTPNVSQPISGWSCYGPRCAITDFILGAGYPEIDFAGNYPDRYDNPNFELPQYVVIWGKNPLYSNPDGFFGHSIIDMKKRGTKFIHIDPRMTWLGTRSEYVCRLRPGTDTALALGFLNVIINEELYDKEFVEKWCYGFDELKERVQQYPPKKVADITWVPESTIIEVARTMATAKPCSIQWGLAVDMNPNGVQLGHSILALTAITGNLDVPGGLTLGPPSSLLGKWRMETRSNLSDELWDKRLGAKEWPAVGAVMATTHPDETLDTLETGKPYKLRMAWINSTNVLAPSSAVQPERWYKALQQMELIVAQDLFHNPTTMALADIFLPLPTFAEHNGVVITNYGRNAITLGAMNEALRVGDTKSDLEVCMELGKRLHPDMWPFETVQDFFTNQLQPELGIDFEGLSELGVYQPPYDYRKYEKGLLRMDGEPGFNTVTGLVELSSTLFENWGDDALPYYKEPPYGPVSTPELFKEYPLILTSGARRTTSFHSEHRQIETLRDIDPDPLVELNPETAAKLNINHGDWVELENMFGKCRMKAHLTTTIHPKVCHAQHGWWYPEKEGEAPSLFGVWDANLNTMIPHKTIGTLGFGAPYKQMICKAKRVEGPELS